The segment CCAAAATCTCTCAAGAGGCTGAGCTTGAAGACCCGGCTGAAGATTTCTACCGTCTGTTTAATTTCAATGGCGACGTTATGTTCACCACCGACATGTCTGCCTGGGGAGCGGTTGGCAAGCAGAAGATCCTGCAAAAATTGCAAAAAGAAGGATCGACTTCCGTCATCCAAACCTTGTCCATCGAGGAGCGCGATGACAAGGCCCGCATGATAACCGCCATTGTCGGCCCGGATACCGTTTTGCAGATCGGCGAAAGCCTGGAAGAGGTAGACGAGTATCTGGATATTTTTCTGCAGTTGTTTTCCGTTTTGATTATCAGTTTGATCATCGTGTCCGCTATCATAGGATGGCTGCTGGCGCGGCGGGCCACGATGGATATGCAAGCCGTTACTGAAACGGCGGAGGAAATATCAAACGGTGCCTACGACCGACGCGTGCAGATCAAAGGGCATCTTAAAGAAGTCGAGCGGTTGGGCGCCACCTTTAACCGAATGCTGGATCGCATTCAAAGCCTGCTCAAATCCATGAAAGAAATTAACGACAATATTGCCCACGATTTGAGAAGTCCCCTGGCCAGAATTCGCGGTATCGCCGAAATGAGCCTGCTTAGGGAAAAAGACATTGACGAATACAAAGACATGGCTGCCAGCACGATTGAAGAATGTGACACCTTGATCGAAATGATTAATACCATGTTGGACATCACCGAGGCAGAAGCAGGTGTCAATGGCGAAACAGATAAAGAATTCGAACTGGTGGATCTCATCCGCGAGGCCTGTGAACTTTTCCGCCCGATTGCCGAAGCCAAAAAAATAGATTTGAAAACCAGCCTGCCGGAATCGCTGGCAGTGACGAGCAATCGCAGAAAAATACAGCGGATCGTGACCAACCTGCTGGAAAATGCCATTAAATACACTTCTGAAGACGGAGTGGTTAAGGTATCTGCCGCAGCACAAAATGGCGAGGTTCGAATCGAATTTGAGGACACCGGCATGGGTATTTCCGAAAACGATCTGCCCCATATCTTCGAGCGCTTTTACCGCTGCGACCGCAGCCGGTCCCAGGGCGGCACGGGCCTGGGCCTCAGCCTGGTCAAGGCCTACACCGAATCCCTTAACGGCAGCATTCGCGTCGAAAGCGCCCTCAATCAGGGCAGCCGCTTTGCCCTGGTATTTGCTAGTTGATCCCATCAAATCCACATGACACTGGATCTTTGGGGATTGCTTCGCTTCACCCCGCCCGCCTCGCCTGAGCGGCTCGCGATGGCGGGCAGGTCGCAATGACGGCGAAAATCATAAAAAGGTCATTGCGCTGAGTCATGGCGACGATGCAATCTTTTTTAAGTTCCAACAGCGCATCAAGACCTAAATATCCTCCCATCTCCTCCAGCCCGATTTCTTTTCCCACATTTATTAGCTCATCTTCGCGCCTTTCCCACATTATCAAATAGTAATCTTGTCATAATCTTCCGGTTAAATTTGTCGTTTATACTCGGAGGCCAGAGTCACAGGTAAGTTTCAAGAAGCTCCTGAACATAATTCCTTGTGTCTAACACTCGAAAAAGATCTTTGCAGTGCCGAGGTATTTTGATGAGTTCCAACCGGGTCATGAAACAGCTTTTTTTTAGATTATTGTGGGCAATCCTCTATCTTGCAATCGGATTTTCGGCGGCCCGGGGAGCCGAGGTAAGGGATCTGGAGATGAACTCCTCCCAGAGCTATCTGCTTTTATCTGTAAAGATCAGTGATGTAATTGCCGGTGATGTCAATGCCTCTTCCGCCGATGAATTATCCGCTACCATCATTTTTTCGATTGCCCTTTATGAGGTCAAATCCTTCTGGTTCGATAAAAAAATGGCGCATCACACCGCAACGAATACCATTAAGCACCACCCCCAAAAAAATGAATACCGCTTGTTGCGCTCATGGGATAACGGGCCGCCGCCGGTAGTCGAATCTTTAAATCAAGCGCGGCTTCTGATGACTGAAATCAAAAACCTGAAATTGACACCGCTGGCCGTGCTCGAGAGGGGTAAAGATTACCAGATCCGGGTACAGGCCATCTGCCAGGATAAAAACGC is part of the Desulfobacterales bacterium genome and harbors:
- a CDS encoding HAMP domain-containing sensor histidine kinase, whose amino-acid sequence is MFSKKLRDLKNSLLFRLTLLYAVAFTVLSTIGFLIFYYRIYSVTMEHLDVELLGESQKYSEIIKEGNVEAAVSKISQEAELEDPAEDFYRLFNFNGDVMFTTDMSAWGAVGKQKILQKLQKEGSTSVIQTLSIEERDDKARMITAIVGPDTVLQIGESLEEVDEYLDIFLQLFSVLIISLIIVSAIIGWLLARRATMDMQAVTETAEEISNGAYDRRVQIKGHLKEVERLGATFNRMLDRIQSLLKSMKEINDNIAHDLRSPLARIRGIAEMSLLREKDIDEYKDMAASTIEECDTLIEMINTMLDITEAEAGVNGETDKEFELVDLIREACELFRPIAEAKKIDLKTSLPESLAVTSNRRKIQRIVTNLLENAIKYTSEDGVVKVSAAAQNGEVRIEFEDTGMGISENDLPHIFERFYRCDRSRSQGGTGLGLSLVKAYTESLNGSIRVESALNQGSRFALVFAS
- a CDS encoding DUF4390 domain-containing protein; amino-acid sequence: MSSNRVMKQLFFRLLWAILYLAIGFSAARGAEVRDLEMNSSQSYLLLSVKISDVIAGDVNASSADELSATIIFSIALYEVKSFWFDKKMAHHTATNTIKHHPQKNEYRLLRSWDNGPPPVVESLNQARLLMTEIKNLKLTPLAVLERGKDYQIRVQAICQDKNA